A single Triticum dicoccoides isolate Atlit2015 ecotype Zavitan chromosome 2A, WEW_v2.0, whole genome shotgun sequence DNA region contains:
- the LOC119352911 gene encoding putative disease resistance protein RGA1, with amino-acid sequence MAASAIGGWVASAFITKLVEKVCSYAGDQYEYQRKDTKEKLRILEKNLSSIQTVIHIAERVQAKNTAMGSWLRRIKDAACQAEDVLDLFDYRVLQAQAEDRATINSVASAAAGSSSSSASTMTTVSTTTSSSRGSTVNQSVRLLKRFLFSDEDIDELISVVDKFVEIDSEMQRFLEFVKIEDSRPEQAVQWRTTTSMQGSGKFFGRVNEENRLKELLVQINGQSSQPYDVISVVGIGGVGKTALVQRVYNQRYVTHHFDLTVWLHVSDKFDVGRLTKEMAQSNLSIFADLNSISSLDQAQRILRGRLNGKKALIVLDDVWNVLRSQLENLFKPLQFASKGSKVIVTTRSKNVANMNEPIEVIHLHGLEDEDYWGFFSQCAFGDANRSDFPQLEKIGREVVSKLAGSPLAAKTVGGSLKPELEEKHWSAISGMKLWQIEQKEDDIISVLRLSYEHLPDHLKQCFVYFALFPKKYHLRGDDLIQMWRAHGFLNTQAPDEIAYRYINDLLQLSFIEKVPNQEDHYVVHDLLHDFAESVSNGEHFRIEDKLQVCIPRNVRHLYVSASNISEVYWILQEFTELKKNLRSLIICKAEEGASQKRIASSTFNYGLGQTLEELQSLRVLVLRNPDGILPDKIAHLKHLRYINIHESMRFINVPKSLFKLYHLHGLSLQNHQDRIVEKELREGLSRLTQLRYLKAPKKIISGIESIGKLRSLQELEEYKVKSNMKSNICQLRELNGLRGTLTITNLQNVRCSKEANEARLFDKKNLNKLALWWNHLKQSTNSDHEGVFEGLQPNANLRALCVRGYMGIKSPSWLCFEYISNVHSIDLLCCHHWKTLPPFGSLPFLRILRIMRLTKLEKIDSRFYGNAAEAFPSLKELLFEGMTQWKGWSGVENNQNVFPRLRGIRIQKCNKLMGPLPFPPSFNKIKISVCDSTSEKVTSREPEDTADANMSLGVRLSLDRLELLFSSLQTSSLATVHMLDISSDYLEAFSSDQEEWLQQLTSVKEIRFTGCLKLTSLPSNMIDLTSLESLCIEKCPKLELLPQIGLPISLKKLNVIRCSKTFSQLCSEINISSTNMIQQVIVREPIVGNAIKRRRTSSQ; translated from the coding sequence ATGGCTGCTTCAGCAATAGGAGGATGGGTGGCCTCAGCCTTCATCACCAAGCTAGTTGAGAAGGTGTGCTCCTATGCTGGGGACCAGTATGAATACCAACGGAAAGATACAAAGGAGAAACTGAGAATCCTAGAGAAGAATCTATCATCGATCCAAACAGTGATACACATAGCCGAGAGAGTGCAGGCAAAGAACACAGCCATGGGAAGTTGGCTAAGGAGAATCAAAGATGCTGCCTGTCAAGCTGAGGATGTTCTCGATTTGTTTGACTATCGAGTTCTGCAAGCACAAGCTGAAGACAGGGCCACGATTAACTCAGTTGCTTCAGCTGCAGCTGGCTCGTCTTCTTCATCCGCAAGCACCATGACCACTGTCTCTACCACCACTAGCAGCAGCAGAGGCTCAACAGTAAATCAGTCGGTTCGTCTTCTCAAACGCTTTCTATTCTCTGATGAAGATATAGATGAGTTGATTTCTGTAGTCGATAAGTTTGTTGAGATTGATAGTGAGATGCAAAGATTTCTGGAATTTGTGAAGATAGAGGACAGCAGGCCAGAACAGGCAGTTCAGTGGCGCACAACAACCTCTATGCAAGGCTCAGGGAAGTTTTTTGGTCGAGTTAATGAAGAAAACCGTCTGAAGGAATTACTTGTTCAGATCAATGGGCAATCCAGCCAGCCATATGATGTTATATCAGTTGTTGGTATTGGTGGTGTTGGTAAGACTGCTTTAGTACAGAGAGTGTATAACCAACGCTATGTCACACATCACTTTGATCTCACAGTATGGCTCCATGTCTCAGATAAATTTGATGTTGGACGTCTAACAAAAGAGATGGCACAGTCAAATCTCAGCATATTTGCTGACTTGAACAGCATCAGTAGTTTAGATCAAGCTCAGAGGATACTTCGGGGTAGGCTGAATGGGAAAAAAGCTTTGATAGTCCTTGATGATGTATGGAATGTATTGAGGAGCCAATTGGAGAACCTGTTCAAACCCCTGCAGTTTGCTAGTAAGGGCAGCAAAGTAATAGTTACAACTCGAAGCAAAAATGTTGCAAATATGAATGAACCAATAGAGGTCATACACTTACATGGCTTAGAAGATGAAGACTACTGGGGTTTCTTTTCACAATGTGCATTCGGTGATGCAAATCGTTCTGATTTTCCACAACTGGAAAAAATTGGCCGAGAAGTGGTGAGCAAGTTGGCAGGATCACCTTTAGCAGCAAAGACAGTTGGGGGCTCGTTGAAACCGGAGCTAGAAGAAAAACATTGGAGTGCTATCAGTGGAATGAAATTGTGGCAAATAGAGCAAAAGGAAGATGATATTATATCAGTATTGCGACTGAGTTATGAGCATCTTCCTGACCATTTGAAGCAATGCTTTGTTTACTTTGCATTGTTTCCTAAGAAATACCACCTTCGAGGAGATGACCTGATACAGATGTGGAGAGCTCATGGTTTCCTTAACACACAAGCACCAGATGAAATTGCATATCGTTATATCAATGACCTGTTGCAGCTTTCATTCATTGAGAAGGTACCCAACCAAGAGGACCATTATGTAGTTCACGACTTGCTGCATGATTTTGCAGAGTCGGTCTCCAATGGAGAACACTTCAGAATAGAAGATAAACTCCAGGTATGCATTCCAAGAAATGTTCGCCACCTATATGTCAGTGCAAGCAACATATCTGAGGTGTACTGGATTTTGCAAGAATTCACAGAATTGAAGAAAAATCTGAGAAGCTTAATAATTTGCAAGGCAGAAGAAGGTGCTTCCCAGAAAAGAATAGCCTCGTCAACCTTTAATTATGGTCTTGGTCAGACACTCGAAGAGCTACAAAGCTTAAGGGTCTTAGTACTGCGCAATCCTGATGGTATTCTCCCAGACAAAATCGCTCATTTGAAACACCTTAGGTATATAAACATTCATGAAAGTATGAGATTTATCAATGTCCCCAAGTCATTATTCAAGCTCTACCATTTACATGGACTGAGTCTGCAAAATCATCAAGACAGGATCGTGGAAAAGGAACTCCGAGAGGGCTTAAGTAGGCTGACCCAGTTAAGATACCTGAAGGCTCCGAAGAAAATAATTTCAGGCATAGAATCGATTGGCAAGCTAAGATCCCTCCAGGAATTAGAAGAGTACAAAGTGAAGAGTAACATGAAGAGCAACATATGCCAACTGAGAGAGTTGAATGGACTTCGAGGGACGCTAACCATAACAAATCTTCAAAATGTAAGATGCAGCAAAGAAGCAAATGAGGCAAGACTATTTGATAAGAAGAACCTGAACAAGCTAGCACTCTGGTGGAATCATCTCAAACAGAGCACCAACAGTGACCATGAAGGCGTGTTTGAGGGGTTACAACCAAATGCCAACTTAAGAGCACTTTGTGTCAGAGGTTACATGGGAATCAAGTCTCCCTCTTGGCTATGCTTTGAATACATATCCAACGTTCACTCCATTGATTTGCTCTGCTGCCATCACTGGAAGACCCTTCCACCTTTTGGGAGTCTGCCCTTCCTGCGGATATTAAGAATAATGCGTTTGACAAAACTGGAAAAGATTGATTCTAGATTCTACGGCAATGCGGCAGAAGCGTTTCCATCACTAAAAGAGCTTTTATTTGAAGGCATGACTCAGTGGAAAGGATGGTCAGGCGTTGAGAACAACCAAAATGTGTTTCCTCGCCTGCGTGGCATCCGTATTCAGAAATGTAACAAGTTGATGGGGCCTTTGCCGTTCCCACCATCATTCAATAAAATCAAAATTTCAGTATGTGACTCAACCTCTGAGAAGGTAACCAGTCGTGAACCTGAAGATACAGCTGATGCCAACATGTCCCTCGGTGTTCGGCTCTCCCTAGACCGCTTGGAACTTCTCTTTAGCTCTCTTCAAACAAGCAGCCTAGCAACCGTTCATATGCTGGATATCTCATCCGACTACTTGGAAGCTTTTAGCAGTGATCAGGAGGAATGGCTGCAACAACTCACCTCAGTGAAGGAAATTCGCTTCACTGGCTGCCTAAAATTGACATCACTGCCATCCAACATGATTGATCTCACATCCCTTGAGTCTCTGTGCATAGAGAAATGTCCGAAACTTGAGTTGCTTCCCCAGATAGGCTTACCTATTTCCCTGAAGAAACTCAATGTCATAAGATGCAGCAAAACATTTAGTCAGCTCTGCtctgagatcaacataagcagcaccaACATGATACAGCAGGTTATCGTGAGGGAACCTATTGTTGGCAATGCAATAAAAAGAAGAAGGACATCATCACAATAG